In Ailuropoda melanoleuca isolate Jingjing chromosome 7, ASM200744v2, whole genome shotgun sequence, one genomic interval encodes:
- the LOC117802934 gene encoding signal peptide, CUB and EGF-like domain-containing protein 3, giving the protein MKPTTCPKGHYCLGGTSSALPCPEGTLNPCEGALSPRACQPCPAGRYCPGEGNGQSEGGASEGSCGPCPAGSFCPGLSLSSPISSCVAGSECSWNLRTSSSMAFLCPQGHFCQLGSAWPAPCHQGEYQPSLGSDTCLSLGVQGEHLDQDDGKQVSSPVPVWVNNLGAAS; this is encoded by the exons ATGAAGCCCACCACCTGCCCCAAAG GTCACTATTGCCTAGGAGGAAcatcctctgctcttccctgccCAGAGGGAACCCTGAACCCATGCGAAGGTGCTCTCTCCCCTAGGGCCTGCCAGCCCTGTCCTGCAGGGAGGTATTGCCCTGGGGAGGGCAACGGGCAGAGTGAGG GTGGCGCCTCAGAGGGAAGCTGTGGACCCTGTCCAGCTGGTTCCTTCTGCCCCGGCCTGAGCCTAAGCTCTCCTATCAGCTCCTGTGTGGCTGGCTCTGAATGCTCCTGGAATCTCAGGACCTCCAGCTCCATGGCTTTCCTCTGCCCTCAG GGTCACTTCTGCCAACTGGGGTCTGCTTGGCCTGCCCCGTGCCACCAAGGGGAGTACCAGCCCTCCCTAGGCTCAGACACCTGCCTCTC CCTGGGGGTCCAGGGTGAGCACCTGGATCAGGATGATGGCAAACAGGTGTCATCACCTGTGCCAGTCTGGGTCAACAATCTGGGAGCAGCTTCCTGA